The Vibrio penaeicida sequence GAAAACGGTGACAAACTGGATAAAAAAAGGAAAGCTTAGAGGAGAGCAAACGCCCACGGGACGCTGGCTAGTACTTGTTGAAGCCGATAACTACTCAGTCACGCAGGAGCTACTGAACTTTCTGGAGACGGAATAGTGGCGGCAAAACGAAGACACTCAAACAGAAAAGATTTCCCAGATTTTCTCTATGTAGAGAAACGCGCTGGAAAAGTTCGCTATCGATTCACTTGCGTTGATGGAACAAAGAAAATGTTTCCTGTTGGGACAACAGAATATCAGGCGATACAGGCTGCTATCGCCTATAACGCCAAACATCGAGCCATGGAGTCATTCAGTTTAGAGAGTCAAAAATTCATTAAACCCACAGACAAGTTCAATAAACCTCTATCGGAATGGATTGCGGTTGTGAAAAATCGGGTTTCAGACGAAGAAAACATGAGCCCCGACACCTACTCAGTTTTTCTGAATGATTGCGATCGCCTTATTGAGCGGCTTGGTCATAAGCTATCGAAACAGATAAAACTGATGGATCTCAATGATTGGCTGAATCACTACTTTGGTAGCAAGTCAAAAAACGTCTACAACCGAAAAGTGTCTTTTTTGAAAAAAGTTTTTGCCTACCTCGCGGATGAATCGGCAGTAAACACCAATGTTGCTGAGCAAAAGAAACCCCGCCGGTTAAACCCAGAAGATAAGGCAAAAGACAGGCTTGATTTGACCATAGACGACTTTAAGGCAATCCATCAAAAAGCCCCGCTGTTTCTCAGGACAGCAATGGAAATTGCGCTTCAATCCACTCATGCCGTGAAAGAACTGCACCGGATCAAGTACAGCATAAAAAAGCCGGCACCAGGCAAATGCGGGATATTGTGGTTTGAAGTTCCCACACATCAAAATGGCGTCACGGTATACGGCACTCTGTATATCCACCGACAAAAAGTCAAAAACAGCAAAGCGAGTTATGTGGCTATTCCGGTCACTCAAGCCATAAAGGATACCGTTGAACGCTCTCGAAAAGATAAACTCATCTGCCCTTATGTCGTCCACCGCAGAAATAAACTGACCAATGGCATCGCTAAAGAATGCGATCACCAATTCCAGTGCACCAGTAAAATCATCAGCAGAACATTTTCAAAAGTGCGTGACGAGCTCAATTTATACTCCGACCTCCCCAAATCCCTCAGACCAACCTTTCACGAAATCCGCAGACTAGCCGCTCAAAAGCTACAAGAAATGGGAGAAAACCCACAACAAAGAATGGCACATTCCCGACCTGAAACCACAAAAATTTACACCGATTCAAACAACATTGAGTGGCACGAAATCCCGGCAAAAGAGGTCGAAATTTAGGTGGTAATATACAGTGGTTTTCAATTTACTAACTCTTTGTTTTTCCTCAATTATGATTTTTTCCATTTCCGCCTAATTTTCATGCAAAAAAAGCAAAAAAACATATGATAACCATCTGTAAAAGAAAGGAAAAACACCAAAAAAGCGCATGAACATGGGGTGTCAGGGGTCGCTGGTTCAAATC is a genomic window containing:
- a CDS encoding MerR family transcriptional regulator, which translates into the protein MRKLKPKDYIEEFYPGSGMCPKTVTNWIKKGKLRGEQTPTGRWLVLVEADNYSVTQELLNFLETE
- a CDS encoding tyrosine-type recombinase/integrase, yielding MAAKRRHSNRKDFPDFLYVEKRAGKVRYRFTCVDGTKKMFPVGTTEYQAIQAAIAYNAKHRAMESFSLESQKFIKPTDKFNKPLSEWIAVVKNRVSDEENMSPDTYSVFLNDCDRLIERLGHKLSKQIKLMDLNDWLNHYFGSKSKNVYNRKVSFLKKVFAYLADESAVNTNVAEQKKPRRLNPEDKAKDRLDLTIDDFKAIHQKAPLFLRTAMEIALQSTHAVKELHRIKYSIKKPAPGKCGILWFEVPTHQNGVTVYGTLYIHRQKVKNSKASYVAIPVTQAIKDTVERSRKDKLICPYVVHRRNKLTNGIAKECDHQFQCTSKIISRTFSKVRDELNLYSDLPKSLRPTFHEIRRLAAQKLQEMGENPQQRMAHSRPETTKIYTDSNNIEWHEIPAKEVEI